The Lineus longissimus chromosome 6, tnLinLong1.2, whole genome shotgun sequence sequence catcttcttcttctgcagcAGTACAATCTTCTCCTCAACCGTGTCCTTGCAGATAAACCGGTGGATGAAGACATCCTTTTTCTGGCCTACCCTGTAGATTCTGTCACAAGCCTGTAACTCAAGTGCCGGGTTCCAATGGAGGTCCATCATGAAGAGGTTATTGCCACCAACAAGGTTGAGACCAACACCACCAGCTCGCAAGGAGAGTAACATAACCTGGAAAACAATTTATAATTCAGCAAGTGCAAGCAAGGGCATACATAGAACTGAATAGAAGACTTGGGTCCTTTCTTCATGTCTCATTTCTTCTACTCTTTTATGCCTGACTCCAATGACTGACTTACCTCAGGTCCTTTCGGATCAGTGTTGAAGTCTTCAATGGCCTCCATCCTCTTCTTGGGGGGGATGTTACCCTGGATGAGGTGGTATTTGAACCCTTGCAGCTTCAGGTGGGAAGAGATGATCTCTAGCATCTTGGTCCATTGAGACACTATCACGCTGTAAATGCAAAGAGTAAAAAGTGACATGTCAAATACATCCATAGCTTTGTAACATTCTTTGCTCATAATGAGGGTAGAGCTTCATGTGGCACCAACCTTTTCTGAGGTTTTCCTGGAGGTGATTCCTTTCTGATGGTCAATAAAGTCTCCATTAAGTTCTTTACTTTTGTACTGGCTACCAACGGGTCGAAAACATCCTTGGTGGCAGCAGCGGGATCTTTGGCCTCATTTAAACTCATAAGATCAAGTTGATCCTCCAAGGGGAGCTCGATGCCTTCACTCTGGAGTTCTTCAGCATCAACACTCTGGAATAAAAGGGATACCTATAAGTTTCATGCATGTAAAGACAGTTCAACGAGACTGAATACAAGCTCAAGCCTTAGCGAATGTTGAGTAGATGGTCAGAAATATAAACATGGACATGTTAACTTACATCTTTCATAAGTCCAATGTGACTACAACACTGCCTCAGTCGCAATAACATCAGCAGGATCTCCCCAGCACCAGTAGGCTTCTTCTTCTCAGCACCAAGTGCCCCACCACTACCACAAGTAGCATAGTGTTCACCTGATTGGGAGACGCTCTTCTCAAATGTATTAGGTGCTGCAGATGCCATAGCACCCTGTTCCTTCAACAGCTCTTTGTCTTCCCTGTTCTGGATGTAGTTCTGGAGTGTGGACCTAAAACAAAGCAAGAATGACTAGGTAAGCCAATGCACTTTTACTTGATCAGATACCGGTCATACAATCGAAAGGAACCGTATTGACATACGAATAGGGCATTAGCAGCATGGTAGATGTAACAAACATACCTGTCTTCTTTCAAATACTGTATTTCATCACACAACTCACCTGGACTTGGCAAATATCTTATCATAGACGGCCTTCTCCCCTTTGGTGAGTTCTAACTCATGTGTTGTACTGCTCCTATCGGGTAAGGCTATCAGTGGTTTCCCTGCTGCATTGGTCTGAGCCTTCGTCCTCCTGAGCAGGAGACTCTTGATGAGGGAGTTGAGACGTTTGGTGCCCTGGGACGACTTGTTGTCAACCTGTCGCTTCCATACTTTGTATTCATCGAACGGAGAACATCGCAGAAATCTGTAGAAAACACACAAGGTCACATTGAATCTCATTTCAACACTCATGGCATATGTCATACGAGATGTCAGATCACAACACAATCTGATGCACTGTTGTAGCACTTGTGACGTCAGTGTTGCACTTGTGCCGAGTCATTTGGAAGGAAACTTTTTTCGCTATGCATAACCATTACATCAGCAAGATAGACATCTTTTGTTGAAATTCTCAAGGTAGCTAGAATACATTTTTATATTGCCAACTCCGCCAAAATGCAAGCTGATATCAAGTTCGATCCAACCTGAGCGATATAAGTATTTTCAGCAACTTTCATCCTCACACTCACCTAAGCAATGAATACATATCTTGCAAGTTGTTTTGAATAGGTGTACCAGTCAATGTCCACCGATATGAGGCTCTGAGGCGGCATGCGGCCTGGGCACTCAAACTCTTATTGTTCTTGATGTTGTGGGCCTCATCCAAGATGATTCTCTCCCAGCCGATGCGTAGTAGATTCGGCATGTTGGTCATATCATCAACCTAAAGTTAAAACGATTAGGTGTTCACCAATTAATACATAGTTTAATCACTGAACTCATTAGGGTTAGACCAGTAGACCAGCAGATTGGTAAAGAGAAAGCTTATGAGTGTACCTGTTCTTCTTTGACCGCTTCTTCTGTTGCAGCCTTATCCTTCAGAGCCCCCACCTCCCTGCCAACAAGACTGTAGGTCGTCAGCACAACGTCACACTTGGCTAGTCTGAAACGAGAAATCGTATGGTTACATAACTGGGCAGGGCAGGTCTGGTCAAAAGGAAAGGTGCTTCCCATTGATCAATTAATCAAACAGTCAGTAATGTGCGGAAATGATAATGAAGCTAAAGCCATGAGGTAATACTACTCTAAACGTGTTATACATGTAAGGTAGACTAGCTGAAAACGTTCTGTACGAAGATTATGACTGAATTATTGAGAGAGGACCATGTGTACTCACTTCATGACATCTTTCTCCCTGTTTTGACCATGATAAAGACAAACTTTCAGTAAGTCTTTGGCGCACTTGGATTCTATCTCTCGCTGCCACTGGTGCACTAAACTGGCTGGGCAGATCACCAGGGAGGCAGTTGATGGGATGATATCCTtattcactgcaaagaaaagGATAGATTTGAATTGTACACAGTCCGAATCGGCTCAGTATGTCTGTGCATTGATATTCAATTCTAAAGTCCAATACAAAATTTGCATATCCTGCATCCAAACACCTACCTTTTTTAATCTGATCTTGCTTACTGAGCCAACCCTCCTCATCCTTTGCTTCTTCCCTTGCCTCCTTCTGCTTAAGAATCAACGAGATCATGGTGAGGGTCTTGCCCAGACCCATGTCGTCAGCTAGTATACCTCCTGGAGGCTCCTGCTTCTCTCGCCATGTGAGCCAAGCCAGCGCCTGACGTTGATGAGCCATCAGGGTGACAGTCAGGTCATCAGGATCATCCAATTCTGTTGCCTCAGGTGGACATGTTTCAAGTTGCCTGGAAGACAAAACAACCATTACAGAGTAAGCCCTGAATTTTGCTGAGGTTACCAACCTAACATGTTTTAGAGATGCATGCACAAGGTGGTGATGGCTTCTTCTTCTAATTTCACACTAGTTCATGCCTGCGCAAATCAGTAGTTCCATTCGACTACCATCTTAAAGTTCTAGGGTTAAAATTCACATTATTTGTGAATGATAACCTTTGATGGGTAAAGATGCTCACCAAACTGGGATGATCCACATATTTTTGAACACAGCAAGGTAGAAAACTGACGAAAACCTACTTGTGCAGCCTTATAATAGCCTCCTCAGTGATACTGCCAACTTGTTTCAGTCTTGCAGCATTCATCCTACCACCATACAACGTCATAGCTTGCGGATTGGCCGCGTACATCTGATTCAAAACATGCGCTGGCAGCGGGACAGTGTGATCCAACATCTTCGTCTGACGATTGCCGAATTTGTCTACAGTCATGATCTTGATGTTCGGCTGACCAGGCAACTGGGCTGGTGCAAGTACAGACTGTGTCAGCTGTTTCTGTGAGTTGGGGGGAATTGCGCTCCCGGATAACTGAGACATGTTGATCTGCTGAGGTGGCTTGTATGGCTGGTTGTATTTCGGTCTCTCATACGACTGCACAGTTTGACCCGAATGTGGTTTTGACATTTTTATGTCGAGCTCCAGGGCTGTCATTGCTCGCTGTAAATCATTTATCTGAGACTTCAGTTTCTCTCCTTTGTCTGGGAGGCTGTTTATGTTGATGTGAGATATCAAAGTCTGAAAGCATAAGAGTGAATGAAtgcattttatatcactgagttgACGCCAGTTACAGATGGGTCCTTCAAAAGCTGCTTCTTGGCTGGTAACATGTATATTCCAAGACCCTCCCCGAATCTACTGCAAATGGTAACGCCCAGTTTTAAAGGCCCACACAAACTCTACTGCAAATGCATCACTCTTAGCCTTACCTTTTTTTCTCTGAGTTGCCTAACAATTGCATCTCTATTAGACTCCTTTGAAGCCAGCGTCTGACCAGAGtcagatattgcacttttagcCATCATGGAAGACAGTTTAGCACTGGCAGTGCTATCTTTTTCCATCTCAGCTGCCGGTGCCACTTTACTTCCATCTGACCTGATAAACACTCCAGTCAGGGGGCAGAGTCTACTTTCGTCTGCTGAACTTGCCTGCTGGACAACCACCTTCCTTGGTTCAAAGGGCTTGGCATTTGGATTCAGTGCATTCGCTTTTCCAGACCCAGGCTTTGCAAGTTGTTCGAAATCAGCATCCTTCGCCAGATCCAAGATTTCTTTGTGTATACTATCTGCTAGTTTTACCCCATCTTGCCTAGACTGAGAAGACTGACTGGGAAACCGTTCCTTTGTTGGTTTTGTTGTCTCCACAATAACACAGTCGTCATCACTGTCTGAATCCTGTGGTTTTCGTGCCGGTGCACGCCAACTGCCTTCAACTCTTGTAACATCCTTTTTCTGAATGCGATTACTGTCCATGAAGGGCTGAAAACAGAGAAGAAGATTTTTAAGGACTTAGTACTGTTACACAGgtgttttcatttgattttttgtcATCTTCAGATTAAAACTGTTTTTGAGATACAATGATAATATTTGGGTTCTGCACACATTTGTACATATGCGCACAAGCTATTCAATTTCTAGAGACAAAGATCCAAAAGGATCATGAAGCTGTtttatgttgatgatgatgataatgaaatgaaaGGAGTCCATGACAGCGAAGCTGATTTCATTTAGGCCTATGTATGTTACTCAAACATGTACCTTTTTCTTAACAACATCTGAAGTCTCTGTCATCTTCTTCAGAGGTGGAATCACATTGGCATTCTCCTTTACCTTAAAAGTGAGATTTGATATGCAGATTAAAATGAATCAGGAGCATTTGCATTTAGGAAAGAAGCTACTAGAAACATCCACCTTTTTAAACAGTTGCCAAGTCATCAAAGGACTAAAAATTGGTTCAAATAGGAtttcttttttctcaaaatgccaTCAGTCttcaaaatttctgagtccccgcattttcaacttcactaatgcAACTACCCTGGTAACgcaaccattcaacctcggtcccatgagtggtcgtgttaccggggttccactgtatctacTTACCAATAAGTTTCCAACATTTTTGTGTCCACACCAGGAATGGTGTCCAATACAACGATAATAATGCCTGGAAGAGACAAAAATGATTAACATCACTGTAGCTAGGGACAGCTGATCTATACAATGCTACAGTCTACTCTGTTACTTAACATTCTCATAGGCATATCTTTGAAAAAGGGAATTCATTGAACATTTAGGGATTTTAAACTCACTAAAGTAATGATAGTTCACTGTGGCTGTATTTAATGATATATGAATTATATCATTACCTATATTCTGGATCTTTAGATGTTGTTACTTGTATTTTGCCAATGGACTGAAGCTCAAGCATCGATCCTGGGTGGACATCACAATAGGTCTTGGAGACACTGG is a genomic window containing:
- the LOC135489587 gene encoding transcription termination factor 2-like; the encoded protein is MSDQIKVYPEILCLHGKPCYLKTSTKEGPRKGTSYYMCGQPKDRCNFNKVAHGVSKTYCDVHPGSMLELQSIGKIQVTTSKDPEYRHYYRCIGHHSWCGHKNVGNLLVKENANVIPPLKKMTETSDVVKKKPFMDSNRIQKKDVTRVEGSWRAPARKPQDSDSDDDCVIVETTKPTKERFPSQSSQSRQDGVKLADSIHKEILDLAKDADFEQLAKPGSGKANALNPNAKPFEPRKVVVQQASSADESRLCPLTGVFIRSDGSKVAPAAEMEKDSTASAKLSSMMAKSAISDSGQTLASKESNRDAIVRQLREKKTLISHININSLPDKGEKLKSQINDLQRAMTALELDIKMSKPHSGQTVQSYERPKYNQPYKPPQQINMSQLSGSAIPPNSQKQLTQSVLAPAQLPGQPNIKIMTVDKFGNRQTKMLDHTVPLPAHVLNQMYAANPQAMTLYGGRMNAARLKQVGSITEEAIIRLHKQLETCPPEATELDDPDDLTVTLMAHQRQALAWLTWREKQEPPGGILADDMGLGKTLTMISLILKQKEAREEAKDEEGWLSKQDQIKKVNKDIIPSTASLVICPASLVHQWQREIESKCAKDLLKVCLYHGQNREKDVMKLAKCDVVLTTYSLVGREVGALKDKAATEEAVKEEQVDDMTNMPNLLRIGWERIILDEAHNIKNNKSLSAQAACRLRASYRWTLTGTPIQNNLQDMYSLLRFLRCSPFDEYKVWKRQVDNKSSQGTKRLNSLIKSLLLRRTKAQTNAAGKPLIALPDRSSTTHELELTKGEKAVYDKIFAKSRSTLQNYIQNREDKELLKEQGAMASAAPNTFEKSVSQSGEHYATCGSGGALGAEKKKPTGAGEILLMLLRLRQCCSHIGLMKDSVDAEELQSEGIELPLEDQLDLMSLNEAKDPAAATKDVFDPLVASTKVKNLMETLLTIRKESPPGKPQKSVIVSQWTKMLEIISSHLKLQGFKYHLIQGNIPPKKRMEAIEDFNTDPKGPEVMLLSLRAGGVGLNLVGGNNLFMMDLHWNPALELQACDRIYRVGQKKDVFIHRFICKDTVEEKIVLLQKKKMDLAKDVLSGTVSKQNHKLSLSDLKLLFGLEKPMPQAVPYPGQHGRPY